A stretch of the Aerosakkonema funiforme FACHB-1375 genome encodes the following:
- a CDS encoding Vgb family protein, whose amino-acid sequence MVDAIGLFDEKFYLNSNPDVASALINGLFNSGLDHFNAYGRFEGRDPSALFNTSFYLERNADVATAVESDRITAYDHFQQFGRFEGRDPSTLFNTGAYLEKNADVATAVESDRITAYDHFQQFGQFENRDPNTLFNTRIYLQRNPDVAAAVQRGELTAFDHFVKFGIKEQRFPVQAFRVLDTFLVGNTEGNNVLRFDPKTGTFLGEFIPANSGGLFSPDNLLYGPDGNGDGISDLYISSGNKPATAREQGASAILRYDGVTGAFIDVFVGDHPNTPADETGGLFRPYGTAFGPDGNLYVSSFLSDRILRYNGKTGQFIDVFATGNQQPGGLNGPNGLLFGLDGSLYVTTEGSIARNGEADFSDGLPSQLLRYNIQTKQSTVFASPSPSPESFGFVSLLGMAINPIDGDLYVSDFANDIRRYDLETGNSVSVLSTNYTGTSPSSNFIGSLAFAPDGNLFVVGFDNRRNASNIGAVLRYNGTTRSLLVPPDTRLARPIGITFFLG is encoded by the coding sequence ATGGTAGACGCTATAGGACTTTTTGACGAAAAGTTTTATCTAAACAGCAATCCCGATGTTGCATCTGCCCTAATTAACGGTTTATTTAACAGCGGGTTAGACCACTTTAACGCATACGGTCGATTTGAAGGTCGCGACCCCAGCGCCCTATTTAACACCAGCTTTTATCTAGAACGAAATGCGGATGTTGCCACTGCTGTAGAAAGCGATCGCATTACCGCCTACGACCACTTCCAGCAATTTGGTCGATTTGAGGGTCGCGACCCCAGCACATTATTTAATACCGGCGCTTATCTAGAAAAAAATGCAGATGTTGCCACTGCTGTAGAAAGCGATCGCATTACCGCTTACGACCACTTCCAGCAATTCGGTCAATTTGAAAATCGCGACCCCAATACACTTTTCAATACCCGCATTTATTTACAGCGAAATCCAGATGTTGCCGCAGCTGTTCAACGGGGAGAACTCACAGCATTTGACCATTTCGTCAAATTCGGCATTAAAGAACAACGCTTCCCCGTCCAAGCTTTCCGCGTATTAGATACTTTTCTAGTTGGCAATACCGAAGGTAACAACGTACTGCGTTTCGATCCCAAAACCGGAACTTTTCTAGGAGAATTCATTCCCGCCAACAGCGGCGGACTGTTTTCTCCCGACAACCTGCTCTACGGGCCAGACGGTAACGGCGATGGCATCTCCGACCTTTATATCAGCAGCGGAAATAAACCCGCAACTGCAAGAGAACAGGGCGCTTCCGCCATCTTACGTTACGATGGCGTCACGGGAGCATTTATCGATGTCTTCGTTGGCGATCATCCCAACACACCCGCTGACGAAACGGGCGGTTTGTTTCGCCCCTACGGTACAGCCTTTGGCCCCGATGGCAATCTTTACGTCAGCAGTTTTCTGAGCGATCGAATCCTGCGCTACAACGGAAAAACAGGCCAATTCATCGACGTATTTGCGACAGGAAACCAACAACCGGGCGGCTTAAACGGGCCAAACGGTCTGCTGTTTGGCCTCGACGGTAGCCTTTACGTCACCACTGAAGGTAGCATCGCACGTAATGGCGAAGCCGATTTTAGCGACGGTCTCCCCAGTCAGCTATTGCGCTACAACATCCAAACAAAGCAATCCACCGTGTTTGCATCCCCTTCACCGTCACCGGAAAGTTTTGGCTTTGTCAGTCTTCTGGGAATGGCAATAAATCCCATAGACGGCGACCTCTACGTCAGCGACTTCGCCAACGATATCAGACGCTACGATTTGGAAACCGGCAATTCAGTCAGCGTTTTATCGACAAATTATACTGGCACTTCTCCCAGTAGCAATTTCATCGGTAGCTTGGCGTTTGCACCCGACGGCAACCTGTTTGTTGTCGGTTTCGATAATCGCCGAAATGCTTCTAACATAGGTGCAGTCTTGCGTTACAACGGAACTACCAGATCTCTATTGGTGCCTCCCGATACCAGATTAGCTCGTCCGATCGGCATCACATTTTTTCTTGGTTAA
- a CDS encoding Npun_R2479 family HD domain-containing metalloprotein has protein sequence MFDATQFIIDHFVHQLREGYRRTYGGWKPDYADIIGWAGSMALENIANSDALYHNVEHTILVTLVGQEILRGKHIREGGVSCEDWLHAIISLLCHDIGYVKGVCRQDHPYDRLCATGINGTMIQLPPGSSDASLAAYHVDRGKLFIEERFGYHKLIDAEIIKRNIELTRFPIPADEDHQDTLNYPGLVRAADLIGQLSDPRYLKKISALYYEFEETGVNKNLGYHHPGDVRQNYAKFYWNVVYPYIKDGLRYLELTQEGKQVLANLYANVFVVEHEQSNVGAS, from the coding sequence ATGTTTGATGCTACTCAATTCATCATCGATCACTTCGTCCACCAGCTGCGAGAAGGTTACAGACGCACCTATGGCGGCTGGAAACCCGACTACGCCGATATAATTGGTTGGGCCGGAAGTATGGCCCTAGAAAATATCGCCAATAGCGACGCTCTTTATCACAATGTCGAACACACCATCTTAGTCACCTTAGTCGGACAAGAAATTCTGCGAGGCAAACACATTCGCGAAGGTGGGGTATCCTGTGAAGATTGGTTACACGCCATCATTTCCTTGTTGTGTCACGATATCGGTTACGTTAAGGGCGTTTGCAGGCAAGATCATCCATATGACAGATTGTGCGCCACCGGCATAAACGGCACAATGATCCAGCTGCCGCCAGGGTCATCCGATGCCAGTTTAGCTGCTTATCACGTAGACCGAGGCAAACTTTTTATTGAGGAGCGCTTTGGATATCACAAGCTAATTGATGCGGAGATCATTAAGCGCAACATCGAGCTCACTCGTTTCCCCATACCCGCAGATGAGGATCACCAAGATACACTCAACTATCCAGGGTTAGTTCGCGCCGCCGATCTCATCGGTCAGTTGAGCGATCCGCGATATCTGAAAAAGATTAGCGCCCTCTACTATGAATTTGAAGAAACGGGTGTGAATAAAAACTTAGGCTATCATCACCCAGGCGATGTGCGTCAAAATTATGCCAAGTTTTACTGGAATGTAGTCTATCCTTACATTAAAGATGGGCTGCGCTATTTAGAACTGACGCAAGAAGGGAAACAAGTTTTAGCTAATCTCTACGCGAATGTATTCGTAGTGGAGCATGAGCAATCTAATGTTGGGGCATCTTAA
- a CDS encoding MOSC domain-containing protein yields the protein MKVTKLFVKQQHRMPVKECKIISLRREYGIEGDINAQAGSPRQVLIASTPTLADFNLNPGDLGENIVIDTQVESFSSGQVLQVGKSALIRLTFICEPCANLEKIQPGLAKRIAGKRGFLGIVVKDGVIELGDEVSLTSQLFPALPDDTKGRFNEFVRRIPPGKVVKTSDLLLALGVSKAYYRTIPIFLKKASRDLPIHRIVRADGSLLSEYISEQEQLLKQEEIEIAYNRISSDSHYWDTWNFHELELL from the coding sequence ATGAAGGTTACAAAACTTTTTGTCAAACAGCAACATAGAATGCCCGTAAAAGAGTGTAAAATTATTAGTTTACGTCGGGAATACGGTATTGAGGGAGATATCAACGCACAAGCGGGTAGTCCGCGTCAGGTGCTGATTGCCAGTACGCCAACTCTGGCTGATTTTAACTTAAATCCTGGCGACTTGGGAGAAAATATCGTTATTGATACGCAAGTCGAAAGTTTTTCATCCGGTCAAGTTTTGCAGGTGGGAAAATCAGCACTCATCCGACTGACTTTTATATGCGAACCTTGTGCAAATTTAGAGAAAATTCAACCAGGTTTAGCTAAAAGGATCGCAGGTAAACGAGGATTTTTAGGAATTGTCGTTAAGGATGGTGTTATTGAGTTAGGTGACGAAGTTTCTTTAACTTCGCAACTGTTTCCAGCACTTCCTGATGATACCAAAGGACGGTTTAATGAATTTGTCCGGAGAATTCCTCCAGGAAAAGTGGTTAAAACATCGGATTTATTGTTAGCGCTGGGTGTATCGAAAGCTTACTATCGGACTATTCCTATTTTTTTGAAAAAAGCTAGTAGGGATTTGCCTATTCATCGGATTGTTCGCGCCGATGGCAGTTTGCTTTCGGAGTATATTTCAGAGCAAGAGCAATTGCTAAAGCAAGAAGAAATTGAAA
- a CDS encoding C1 family peptidase gives MKHIRRVLALTAIALLLFCLHPLSVRAARPNTVIVPETYVPQTEYFLSDREQFPVRSLGLCGSSAIFSTIEAYQYKYRLNIGSRMISVQNPINNLGKKWLWDTCINDTDPKDVLAYEADLDHLYEDLDPFTSKCDPDAWDTKCAGQSGSSRCTGTGLYYNSYDVANPDPRTIKYVIESDRPVIARIRIDGRWGQYHGGVYHNQPTTQPNFVISVTIWGFGHDESDGDYWLVKNNWGPTWGNNGWMQLKIDTQTVLTAYALPPN, from the coding sequence ATGAAGCACATCAGACGAGTTCTCGCCTTGACCGCGATCGCCCTGCTGCTGTTCTGTCTCCACCCACTATCTGTCCGCGCTGCCCGACCGAATACTGTAATCGTCCCCGAAACGTATGTCCCTCAAACAGAATACTTTCTCAGCGATCGAGAACAGTTCCCAGTCCGGTCTTTGGGTCTGTGCGGTAGTTCGGCGATCTTCTCTACGATCGAGGCGTATCAATATAAATACAGGCTTAATATAGGTAGTCGTATGATATCAGTGCAAAACCCGATTAATAACTTAGGAAAGAAATGGTTATGGGACACTTGTATCAACGACACCGACCCGAAAGACGTACTGGCATATGAGGCAGATTTAGACCATCTCTACGAGGATCTAGACCCATTTACAAGTAAATGCGACCCCGATGCGTGGGATACGAAATGTGCAGGGCAGAGCGGCTCGTCTCGATGTACGGGAACAGGGTTGTATTATAATAGTTACGACGTGGCCAACCCCGATCCGCGCACGATTAAGTATGTGATAGAAAGCGATCGACCAGTGATAGCCAGGATCAGGATAGATGGCAGGTGGGGGCAATACCACGGTGGCGTATATCACAATCAACCCACAACACAGCCAAATTTTGTCATATCAGTAACTATATGGGGATTTGGACACGACGAGAGTGATGGAGATTATTGGTTGGTCAAGAATAATTGGGGGCCGACCTGGGGCAACAATGGCTGGATGCAATTAAAAATCGACACTCAAACAGTACTGACAGCCTACGCACTACCGCCAAATTAG
- a CDS encoding nucleotidyltransferase domain-containing protein, whose translation MNRQEVEQRTILIALTGSRGYGLATETSDYDYRGIFVATKPYYLGLKQIEQKDTGWTEEPGEFSYLTKDTCIYELRKFLDLSVDNNPNILELLWFKDYVHLTEVGRTLIEHKQMFLSKKVRQTYAGYGYAQIKKLESHRRWLLNPPQDKPKPEDFGLASNEPLTIVQINSFLEYLYILIRERIQFLSEAEELHNLLMAEIDFKAVLKQYPLPEETLEYTRNITNTSENFIKLLQKSQQYRSARREYENYQKWKQNRNPARAAMEAKVGYDAKFAMQAIRLLKSGIEILETQRVIIDRREAGDAEELLAIKKGEYSYEQVMAIANNLYSHLDVAYAKSTLPKNVDKEAVNQLCIDLVTRQGW comes from the coding sequence ATGAATCGTCAAGAAGTCGAACAAAGAACAATTCTCATCGCTTTAACGGGCAGTCGAGGTTACGGTTTAGCTACGGAAACTTCTGACTATGACTATCGCGGTATCTTTGTGGCGACGAAGCCTTATTATCTAGGATTAAAACAGATTGAGCAAAAGGATACGGGTTGGACAGAAGAACCGGGAGAATTTTCTTATTTAACGAAAGATACTTGCATTTATGAGTTAAGGAAGTTTCTGGATTTGTCTGTAGACAACAATCCCAATATTTTAGAACTGCTGTGGTTCAAAGACTACGTTCACCTCACGGAAGTTGGCAGAACCTTAATCGAACATAAGCAAATGTTTCTGTCAAAAAAAGTCAGACAGACTTACGCTGGTTACGGTTATGCTCAAATCAAAAAGTTAGAGTCTCACCGCCGCTGGTTACTCAATCCACCTCAAGATAAACCGAAACCGGAAGATTTTGGTTTGGCATCAAACGAACCGCTCACAATCGTGCAAATTAATTCGTTTCTGGAATATCTCTATATTTTGATAAGGGAACGCATTCAATTTTTGTCAGAGGCGGAAGAGCTTCATAATTTGCTGATGGCTGAAATAGATTTCAAGGCTGTATTAAAACAGTATCCTTTGCCAGAAGAGACTCTAGAATATACCAGGAACATCACTAACACATCGGAAAATTTTATTAAATTGCTGCAAAAAAGTCAACAGTACCGTAGCGCTCGCAGAGAATATGAAAACTATCAAAAATGGAAGCAAAACCGCAATCCGGCAAGGGCGGCAATGGAAGCCAAAGTAGGGTACGATGCTAAATTTGCTATGCAGGCTATTCGGCTGTTAAAAAGTGGAATTGAGATTTTGGAGACGCAAAGGGTGATAATCGATCGCAGAGAAGCAGGTGATGCCGAAGAGTTACTGGCAATTAAAAAGGGCGAGTACAGCTATGAACAAGTAATGGCGATCGCTAACAATTTGTACAGTCACCTTGATGTTGCTTATGCTAAATCTACACTGCCAAAAAACGTGGATAAAGAAGCCGTTAATCAACTTTGCATTGATTTAGTAACGAGACAAGGATGGTAA
- a CDS encoding GNAT family N-acetyltransferase: MSPTEHTPISIRLAQSQDMSEITKLQVDSIQVLCAHDYNASQLQTLLNNKKQGRNWPEIIFVAETESQIVGFSALSLIDPNINAIFVAPAFVRQGIGTKLLTVLEDEAIKRRIRCLWVSAALNAVQFYRSQGYQNVKEVTISLGIGVPIPVIVMKKVLILPNRIEIIITWVMYVLLMLFFLLAIILPLLFGN, from the coding sequence GTGTCCCCCACTGAACACACTCCCATTTCGATTCGCCTTGCACAGTCGCAAGACATGAGCGAAATAACCAAACTTCAAGTTGATTCTATTCAAGTCCTTTGCGCTCATGATTATAACGCGAGTCAACTGCAAACATTACTCAATAACAAAAAACAAGGTCGCAACTGGCCAGAAATTATTTTTGTAGCCGAAACAGAAAGTCAAATAGTTGGCTTCTCTGCACTTTCACTTATCGATCCAAACATCAACGCCATATTCGTCGCTCCAGCGTTTGTTCGTCAAGGCATAGGGACAAAATTATTGACAGTTTTAGAAGATGAAGCAATAAAAAGACGAATTAGATGTTTGTGGGTTTCTGCTGCCCTCAATGCCGTACAATTTTATCGATCGCAAGGATATCAAAATGTCAAGGAAGTTACAATTTCGCTTGGTATTGGAGTTCCCATACCAGTGATAGTAATGAAAAAAGTATTGATTCTACCAAATCGGATAGAAATTATTATCACTTGGGTAATGTACGTATTGCTAATGCTTTTCTTTCTCTTAGCGATAATCTTACCGCTGCTATTTGGTAACTGA